A portion of the Gloeomargarita sp. SKYB120 genome contains these proteins:
- a CDS encoding ChaB family protein, with protein MTSAFALPPEKCVSATFKRQEALQEAVQRLLNRGVPRERISIIGRNFQTEARITGFLTRKDVILDGLATGALYGSLFGSVLSLLTGVGVLFIPFIGTVVAAGPLAAALLGATTGAIYGALGAGLGSALISLGMPQDKAAIYQTRVQAGEFLLVVEVPAEKSGEIFLLLQSAGGEEVAITDMQIPKEGEGKLASKDQIAPEIKGDLSEEAQQTFVEAYNQALDEHPEPQNALIKAWERIKHLFDRDERGIFSKRKSE; from the coding sequence ATGACTTCTGCCTTTGCCCTTCCCCCCGAAAAGTGCGTCTCCGCCACGTTTAAGCGTCAAGAAGCGCTCCAGGAAGCTGTCCAACGCTTGCTCAACCGGGGTGTGCCTAGAGAACGCATCTCCATTATTGGGCGTAATTTCCAGACTGAAGCCCGCATTACTGGCTTTCTCACCCGCAAGGATGTGATCCTAGATGGGCTGGCAACGGGAGCGCTCTACGGGTCTCTGTTCGGTTCGGTACTCAGCTTGCTGACCGGGGTAGGCGTGTTGTTCATTCCGTTCATCGGCACAGTGGTGGCAGCGGGACCCTTGGCGGCGGCGTTGCTAGGAGCCACGACGGGAGCTATCTACGGCGCGTTGGGAGCGGGTTTGGGTTCAGCGTTAATCTCCCTGGGAATGCCCCAAGATAAGGCGGCTATCTACCAAACGCGGGTGCAAGCAGGCGAGTTTCTTCTCGTTGTGGAAGTACCGGCGGAAAAATCCGGAGAAATTTTTTTACTCTTGCAAAGTGCGGGTGGGGAAGAAGTGGCCATTACAGATATGCAAATTCCCAAGGAAGGCGAAGGGAAATTGGCCAGTAAAGACCAAATTGCGCCGGAGATCAAGGGAGATTTATCCGAAGAAGCGCAGCAAACCTTTGTGGAAGCCTATAACCAGGCCTTGGATGAACATCCCGAACCCCAAAATGCTTTGATAAAAGCCTGGGAACGGATTAAACATCTATTTGACCGGGATGAGCGGGGGATTTTTTCCAAGCGCAAATCCGAGTAA